A stretch of DNA from Yoonia sp. BS5-3:
CAAGGACAGTTTCAAGACGATCTCGGTGCCTGGGAAGGTTGGAACAGTCCGCACAATTTATCAAACCTGCGCTGTATGCGAGGCTTTGGGCACGAGCGTTTTAAAGAAAATGGAAACTGAATTCCCCAAGCTGCACCTGACTAGGAACGAATCCCAAGTGCACATCATGGGGCCTGAAAAAAGCGATATTCACTTGCTACGCCAAAGGCTTAGCCAGCTTCAGTCAGACTTGGATCGGGTCAATCATCGAAAGCATCAGTCTCTCCTTTGATACATATATAGCGTAGTTACCCCTTACAGACAAGTAAACGCCCCGAACGAAAGGATTCGGGGCGTTTGTTATTTAGGCTGCCTTTGCCAGGTTCTGCAGCACATAGTGCAGCACACCGCCTGCTTTGATGTAATCGATCTCGACGGCTGTATCGATCCGGCATTTCAGCGTGATGTCTTTGGTCGACCCGTCGCCGAAGGTGATGTTGGCGGTGACCTCTTGCAGGGGTTTTACATCGGCGAGCCCTGCGATCGTCACCACTTCCTCGCCCGTCAACCCCAGCGTCTTGCGGGTGTCGCCGCCGGTGAATTCGAATGGAATGACCCCCATGCCGACAAGGTTACTGCGGTGGATGCGTTCGAAGTTTTCGGCAATCACCGCCTTGACGCCCAGAAGCGCTGTGCCCTTGGCTGCCCAGTCGCGCGAAGAACCGGCGCCATATTGCTCGCCGCCAAAGACGACCAATGGGGTGCCTTCGGCCTGATGCGCCATAGACGCCTCAAAAATCGAGGTCTGCGCGCCGTCCGGTCCTTTGGTATAGCCGCCTTCGACCCCATCCAGCATCTCGTTCTTGATGCGGATATTGGCGAAGGTGCCGCGCATCATCACCTCGTGGTTCCCGCGGCGTGAGCCATAGCTGTTGAATTCGCGCACCGGCACCTGCCGTTCGATCAGGTACTTACCAGCGGGCGTCGTGTCCTTGAATGATCCCGCAGGGCTGATGTGGTCGGTTGTGACCATATCGCCCAGGACGGCCAGAACCTTGGCGTTCACCACATCCTGGATCTCGCCCGGCTCTTTGGACATGCCCTGGAAGTAGGGCGGGTTCTGCACATAGGTTGAGGCAGCGGGCCAGTCGTAGGTTTCGCCCGTCGAGGTTTCCACCGCTTGCCATTTTTCGTCGCCTTTGAAGACGTCCGCATATTTGTTGATGAACGCCTCGCGGGTGACGGTTTTTTCAACGAGCGCGTTGATCTCGGCCGAGGTGGGCCAGATGTCTTTGAGGTAGACGTCATTGCCATCCTTGTCCTGCGCGATTGGGTCCTTGGACAGGTCGATATCCATCGTCCCCGCCAGCGCATAGGCCACGACCAAAGGTGGAGAGGCGAGGTAGTTCGCGCGTACATCCGGGCTGATGCGCCCTTCGAAGTTCCGGTTGCCAGAGAGGACAGAGGTGGCGACCAAATCGCCCTCCGCAATCGCGTCGGACAGTTCCTTCTGGATCGGGCCAGAGTTCCCGATGCAAGTGGTGCAGCCGTAGCCGACAAGGTTGAAGCCGATTTTATCGAGGTCATCTTGCAGGCCCGCGGCCTCAAGATATTCGCTGACAACCTGTGATCCCGGGGCGAGCGATGTTTTGACCCATGGCTTGCGGTCTAGCCCCAAGGCGGCGGCTTTGCGCGCCACCAGACCTGCGCCGATCATCACGTAAGGGTTGGATGTGTTGGTGCAGGATGTGATCGAAGCAATCACAACATCGCCCGAAGACAGGGTGTAATCCTCGCCAGCAACGGCGACTTCTTTGTCCATGGGGCGTTTGAACGTCTCTTCCATTTCCTTTTTGAACGCCGCTTTCGCGTCGGTCAGCGCCACATAATCTTGCGGGCGTTTGGGGCCGGAAATGGCGGGGACGATGGTGCCCATGTCGAGGTGCAGGGTAGTGGTGTAGATCGGCGCGTAATTCTCATCGCGCCAGAAACCATTTTCCTTGGCATAGGCTTCGACCAGAGCGATCCGGTCTTCGTCGCGGCCGGTATTGCGCAGGTAACGCAGGGTTTCGCCGTCGATCGGGAAGAAGCCACAGGTCGCGCCGTATTCGGGGGCCATGTTGGCGATTGTGGCGCGGTCGGCGAGCGGCAGGCGGTCCAGTCCTTCGCCGTAGAATTCAACAAATTTGCCGACGACGCCCAGCTCACGTAGCATTTCCACAACTTTCAACACCAAATCGGTGCCGGTGGTGCCTTCCATCATTTCGCCGGTCAGTTCAAAGCCTACAACCTCGGGGATCAGCATGGAAACGGGCTGGCCCAGCATCGCGGCCTCAGCCTCAATCCCGCCAACGCCCCAGCCAAGTACGGCGAGGCCGTTGACCATGGTTGTGTGGGAATCGGTGCCGACGAGCGTATCGGGATAGGCGACCTCTTCGCCGTTCTGATCCTTGTCGGTCCAGACCGTCTGGGCCAGATATTCCAGGTTCACCTGGTGGCAGATACCGGTTCCGGGGGGGACTACGCGGAAGTTGTTAAACGCGCCTTGGCCCCATTTCAGGAACTGGTAGCGCTCCATATTGCGTTCATATTCGCGGTCGACGTTCATCTGGAAGGCACGTGGATTGCCGAATTCATCAATCATGACCGAGTGGTCGATGACCAGATCGACCGGGTTCAGGGGGTTGATCTGCTGGGCATCCCCACCAAGGGCCACGATGCCGTCGCGCATGGCGGCAAGGTCAACCACGGCGGGGACGCCGGTGAAATCCTGCATCAACACGCGGGCAGGGCGGTAGGCGATCTCAATCGGGTTCTTGCCGCCGTTGTCGGCCCATTTGGAAAAGGCTTTGATGTCGTCGACAGAGACGGAAAATCCGCCATCTTCAAAGCGCAGCAAGTTTTCTAACACGACTTTCAATGCGGCAGGTAGCTTTGAAAAGTCGCCCAATCCGGCGGTTTGTGCCGCGGGGATCGAATAATAGGCGACCGACTGATCGCCAACGGTGAGGGTTTTGCGGGTTTTGGAGGTGTCTTTTCCGACAGTGATGGTCATGGCTATCCCTTTCGTGGCGTCGCAGATGTTGGCTGTCTATCTCGGTTGTGCCTGACGTCATTGCGTCAATCAAGTCGCGACGGCAGAGCGGTATGTGGTCGTTTGCAACAGGCGCCAATTGTCAATGAAAGGTTGAAACATTCGTCACAAATGGCTCGCAATTGCTTGATTGGCTATTTAAGTTCGCGCCGCTTAAAACCAATGGGAAATCGTAGTTCAGGTCCCCTTATGCGTCATTTTCTTGTTGCTCTTGCGTTTTGTGGTTGGTTGCAGCCAACATTCCTTGCGGCCCAGTCGGGGCCGGTGGTAGTTGAGCTTTACACATCGCAAGGCTGTTCCTCATGCCCGCCCGCAGATGCGATGATGCATGAACTTGCGCAGCAGGATGATGTGATCGCCTTGGCGCTGCATGTGGATTACTGGGATTATATCGGCTGGAAGGACAGCTTTGCCGATCCCGCATTTACGGCAAGACAACATGATTATGCGCGCGCTGCAAATTCGGCGACTGTATATACCCCGCAAATGGTGATTGGCGGGGTAGAGCATGTCGTTGGATCGCGGCCGATGCAGGTGATGGATGCGGTTCAGGCACAGCGTGCGCGGGGCTATGCGGTATCGGTTGCCCTGACCCGGGATGGGGACAACGTTCAAATTGCCGCTCATCCAGAAAGTGCTGGCGATTACGTGGTGCAACTGGTGCGCTTTATCCCAGAAGAAACAGTTTCGATCCGCCGCGGTGAAAACGCGGGGCGCAGTCTAAGCTACGCAAATATCGTCCGATCTTGGGATATCGTCAGCCAATGGGACGGGCGTGCGCCGCTGAATTTGACGGCAGAAGCCCCCGGAAATGATCCCGTGGCTGTCATCATCCAGCAGGCCAGCAATGGGCCGATCGTCGG
This window harbors:
- the acnA gene encoding aconitate hydratase AcnA codes for the protein MTITVGKDTSKTRKTLTVGDQSVAYYSIPAAQTAGLGDFSKLPAALKVVLENLLRFEDGGFSVSVDDIKAFSKWADNGGKNPIEIAYRPARVLMQDFTGVPAVVDLAAMRDGIVALGGDAQQINPLNPVDLVIDHSVMIDEFGNPRAFQMNVDREYERNMERYQFLKWGQGAFNNFRVVPPGTGICHQVNLEYLAQTVWTDKDQNGEEVAYPDTLVGTDSHTTMVNGLAVLGWGVGGIEAEAAMLGQPVSMLIPEVVGFELTGEMMEGTTGTDLVLKVVEMLRELGVVGKFVEFYGEGLDRLPLADRATIANMAPEYGATCGFFPIDGETLRYLRNTGRDEDRIALVEAYAKENGFWRDENYAPIYTTTLHLDMGTIVPAISGPKRPQDYVALTDAKAAFKKEMEETFKRPMDKEVAVAGEDYTLSSGDVVIASITSCTNTSNPYVMIGAGLVARKAAALGLDRKPWVKTSLAPGSQVVSEYLEAAGLQDDLDKIGFNLVGYGCTTCIGNSGPIQKELSDAIAEGDLVATSVLSGNRNFEGRISPDVRANYLASPPLVVAYALAGTMDIDLSKDPIAQDKDGNDVYLKDIWPTSAEINALVEKTVTREAFINKYADVFKGDEKWQAVETSTGETYDWPAASTYVQNPPYFQGMSKEPGEIQDVVNAKVLAVLGDMVTTDHISPAGSFKDTTPAGKYLIERQVPVREFNSYGSRRGNHEVMMRGTFANIRIKNEMLDGVEGGYTKGPDGAQTSIFEASMAHQAEGTPLVVFGGEQYGAGSSRDWAAKGTALLGVKAVIAENFERIHRSNLVGMGVIPFEFTGGDTRKTLGLTGEEVVTIAGLADVKPLQEVTANITFGDGSTKDITLKCRIDTAVEIDYIKAGGVLHYVLQNLAKAA
- a CDS encoding DUF1223 domain-containing protein produces the protein MRHFLVALAFCGWLQPTFLAAQSGPVVVELYTSQGCSSCPPADAMMHELAQQDDVIALALHVDYWDYIGWKDSFADPAFTARQHDYARAANSATVYTPQMVIGGVEHVVGSRPMQVMDAVQAQRARGYAVSVALTRDGDNVQIAAHPESAGDYVVQLVRFIPEETVSIRRGENAGRSLSYANIVRSWDIVSQWDGRAPLNLTAEAPGNDPVAVIIQQASNGPIVGAAQLR